The Microbacterium sp. LWH7-1.2 genome window below encodes:
- a CDS encoding cytochrome c oxidase subunit 4 — protein sequence MRTNTGLWWLLSIFFLLVAIVYTIWNIIAHPDLVWYHAIEWVGSVALLFTALMGALIAFYIGRVHNAQGGELPEDVLTSDIDDGDPELGEFSPWSWWPIVLAFSAALGMIGLAVGAWLMPIGIGVFVVAIVGWVYEYYRGYFAR from the coding sequence GTGCGCACGAACACCGGACTCTGGTGGCTGCTGTCTATCTTCTTCCTGCTGGTGGCGATCGTCTACACCATCTGGAACATCATCGCCCACCCCGACCTGGTGTGGTACCACGCCATCGAGTGGGTCGGCAGCGTGGCGCTGCTGTTCACCGCCCTGATGGGCGCCCTGATCGCGTTCTACATCGGCCGGGTGCACAACGCCCAAGGCGGCGAGCTGCCCGAGGATGTCCTCACCTCCGACATCGACGACGGCGACCCTGAGCTCGGTGAGTTCAGCCCGTGGTCGTGGTGGCCCATCGTGCTGGCGTTCTCAGCGGCGCTGGGCATGATCGGCCTCGCCGTGGGTGCGTGGCTCATGCCCATCGGCATCGGCGTGTTCGTCGTCGCGATCGTCGGCTGGGTGTACGAGTACTACCGCGGATACTTCGCCCGCTGA
- the ctaD gene encoding cytochrome c oxidase subunit I, translating into MATTLPLQETSQGRPTTLPPRQAALLSASRVEQKGNIIVKWITSTDHKTIGYLYLISSVVFFLLGGVMALLIRAELFEPGMQIIPTKEQYNQLFTMHGTIMLLMFATPLFAGFANAILPLQIGAPDVAFPRLNAFAFWLFLFGSTIAVAGFLTPQGAAAFGWFAYQPLANASFSPGAGGNLWMLGLGMSGFGTILGAVNFITTVITMRAPGMTMWRMPIFSWNTLITSILILMAFPVLAAAILAAAADRVLGAHIYDPANGGVLLWQHLFWFFGHPEVYIIALPFFGIVSEIFPVFSRKPIFGYKTLVYATIAIAALSVAVWAHHMYVTGAVLLPFFALMTMLIAVPTGVKIFNWIGTLWRGSVTFETPMVFALGFLVSFVFGGLTGVILASPPLDFHLSDSYFVVAHFHYVVFGTVVFAMFAGFYFWWPKWTGRMLNERLGYVHFWMLFIGFHMTFLIQHWLGVDGMVRRYADYSEADGWTWQNQVSTIGAIILGASMIPFLFNVWITSRKAPKVTVNDPWGYGASLEWATSCPPPRHNFTSIPRIRSERPAFDLNHPEAGIPVGVGPAKDAPEAPVADLADGEVK; encoded by the coding sequence ATGGCGACGACGCTCCCTCTCCAGGAGACGTCCCAGGGGCGTCCGACGACCCTGCCGCCGCGGCAGGCGGCCCTGCTCAGCGCATCGCGCGTAGAGCAGAAGGGCAACATCATCGTCAAGTGGATCACCTCCACCGATCACAAGACGATCGGCTACCTGTATCTGATCTCCTCCGTCGTCTTCTTCCTCCTCGGCGGAGTGATGGCGCTGCTCATTCGTGCGGAGCTGTTCGAGCCCGGGATGCAGATCATCCCGACCAAGGAGCAGTACAACCAGCTGTTCACGATGCACGGCACGATCATGCTGCTGATGTTCGCGACGCCCCTGTTCGCGGGCTTCGCGAACGCGATCCTGCCGCTGCAGATCGGCGCGCCTGACGTCGCGTTCCCGCGTCTGAACGCGTTCGCGTTCTGGCTCTTCCTGTTCGGCTCGACGATCGCCGTCGCCGGCTTCCTCACCCCGCAGGGTGCGGCTGCATTCGGCTGGTTCGCCTATCAGCCGCTCGCGAACGCCAGCTTCTCGCCAGGCGCAGGCGGAAACCTGTGGATGCTCGGCCTCGGCATGAGCGGCTTCGGCACGATCCTCGGCGCGGTGAACTTCATCACCACGGTCATCACCATGCGCGCGCCGGGCATGACGATGTGGCGCATGCCGATCTTCTCGTGGAACACCCTGATCACGAGCATCCTGATCCTGATGGCGTTCCCGGTGCTGGCCGCCGCGATCCTCGCCGCCGCGGCGGACCGCGTGCTCGGCGCGCACATCTACGACCCGGCCAACGGCGGTGTGCTGCTCTGGCAGCACCTGTTCTGGTTCTTCGGTCACCCCGAGGTGTACATCATCGCGCTGCCGTTCTTCGGCATCGTGTCCGAGATCTTCCCGGTCTTCAGCCGCAAGCCGATCTTCGGGTACAAGACGCTGGTCTACGCGACGATCGCGATCGCCGCGCTGTCAGTCGCGGTGTGGGCCCACCACATGTACGTCACCGGCGCGGTGCTGCTGCCGTTCTTCGCGCTGATGACGATGCTCATCGCGGTGCCCACCGGCGTGAAGATCTTCAACTGGATCGGCACGCTCTGGCGGGGCTCGGTCACGTTCGAGACCCCGATGGTGTTCGCCCTCGGCTTCCTGGTGTCGTTCGTGTTCGGTGGTCTCACCGGCGTGATCCTCGCGTCGCCGCCCCTGGACTTCCACCTGTCGGACTCGTACTTCGTCGTCGCGCACTTCCACTACGTCGTGTTCGGCACGGTCGTGTTCGCGATGTTCGCCGGCTTCTACTTCTGGTGGCCCAAGTGGACGGGGCGCATGCTCAACGAGCGGCTCGGATACGTCCACTTCTGGATGCTGTTCATCGGCTTCCACATGACGTTCCTCATCCAGCACTGGCTGGGTGTCGACGGCATGGTCCGCCGCTACGCGGACTACTCGGAGGCGGACGGCTGGACCTGGCAGAACCAGGTGTCGACGATCGGCGCCATCATCCTCGGCGCCTCGATGATCCCGTTCCTCTTCAACGTGTGGATCACGTCGCGCAAGGCGCCGAAGGTGACCGTGAACGACCCGTGGGGCTACGGCGCATCGCTCGAGTGGGCGACCTCCTGCCCGCCCCCGCGTCACAACTTCACGTCGATCCCGCGCATCCGCAGCGAGCGGCCCGCGTTCGACCTGAACCACCCCGAGGCGGGCATCCCCGTCGGAGTCGGTCCCGCGAAGGACGCTCCCGAAGCCCCGGTTGCCGACCTTGCCGATGGAGAGGTGAAGTAA
- a CDS encoding protein phosphatase 2C domain-containing protein: MTGPRAFLRAAACSDVGPHRATNQDAAFTASWGAAVADGVGGGPAGDLASAAFIHRLAAGRLDGLEPVQLADAVRSANWDLRAHVERDPSLSGMATTFTGLFVARGGGLLLAHTGDSRAYRLRAGELTQASRDDSLVQALVDRGIVSITDAASHPRRNIITASLSGAERDAAAVTGFDAQHGDRWLLCSDGLTDYVPDAEIRALLLEFPHAGTAVEACVAVALEAGSHDNVTVVVCDVDAADGIGGEPTQTSFYGAAAERFMEGLESA, translated from the coding sequence GTGACGGGGCCCCGTGCGTTTCTCCGTGCGGCCGCCTGCTCGGACGTCGGCCCGCACCGCGCGACGAACCAGGACGCAGCGTTCACGGCTTCGTGGGGCGCCGCCGTGGCCGATGGCGTCGGAGGAGGACCCGCCGGCGATCTCGCCTCGGCCGCGTTCATCCACCGGCTGGCCGCGGGGCGTCTGGACGGCCTCGAGCCCGTACAGCTCGCCGATGCCGTGCGATCGGCCAACTGGGACCTTCGCGCTCATGTCGAGCGCGATCCATCGCTGAGCGGCATGGCCACGACGTTCACCGGACTGTTCGTCGCCCGGGGCGGCGGACTCCTGCTCGCGCACACCGGTGACTCACGGGCATACCGCCTGCGGGCCGGTGAACTCACGCAGGCCAGCAGAGACGATTCGCTCGTGCAGGCGCTCGTCGATCGGGGAATCGTCTCGATCACGGATGCCGCTTCCCACCCTCGCCGCAACATCATCACCGCGTCGCTCAGCGGGGCGGAGCGTGATGCGGCGGCGGTCACCGGGTTCGACGCGCAGCACGGAGACCGGTGGCTGCTGTGCAGCGACGGGCTCACCGACTACGTCCCGGACGCCGAGATCCGCGCGCTCCTCCTGGAATTCCCTCACGCGGGGACGGCAGTCGAGGCGTGCGTGGCGGTCGCTCTCGAAGCCGGTTCCCATGACAACGTCACCGTCGTCGTGTGCGACGTCGACGCGGCCGACGGGATCGGCGGCGAGCCCACGCAGACGTCTTTCTACGGTGCCGCCGCCGAGCGGTTCATGGAGGGTCTGGAATCGGCCTGA
- the nrdR gene encoding transcriptional regulator NrdR: MHCPFCRHADSRVIDSRTSDDGLSIRRRRQCPQCGGRFTTIETASLNVVKRSGVIEPFSREKVMSGVRKACQGRPVTDADLAVLAQTVEESIRQTGASQLDANEIGLAILGPLRDLDEVAYLRFASVYQAFDSLEDFEAAIDQLRADHGRAPARDESAAAASE; the protein is encoded by the coding sequence ATGCACTGCCCGTTCTGCCGTCACGCCGATTCACGCGTCATCGACTCGCGCACCAGCGACGACGGTCTCAGCATCCGTCGCCGTCGTCAGTGTCCCCAGTGCGGCGGCCGCTTCACGACGATCGAGACGGCGAGCCTCAACGTCGTCAAGCGCTCCGGCGTGATCGAGCCGTTCAGCCGTGAGAAGGTCATGTCGGGCGTGCGCAAGGCGTGCCAGGGCCGGCCCGTGACCGACGCCGACCTCGCGGTCCTGGCGCAGACCGTGGAGGAGAGCATCCGGCAGACCGGCGCCTCGCAGCTCGACGCCAACGAGATCGGCCTCGCGATCCTCGGCCCGCTGCGCGACCTCGACGAGGTCGCCTACCTGCGCTTCGCGAGCGTCTACCAGGCGTTCGACTCCCTCGAGGACTTCGAGGCCGCGATCGACCAGCTGCGAGCCGACCACGGTCGCGCGCCGGCTCGCGATGAGAGCGCGGCGGCCGCCTCGGAGTGA
- the coxB gene encoding cytochrome c oxidase subunit II, with amino-acid sequence MPSKRRIRWAVLPLGIAAAAVLAGCTPTELHGFLPGFTEEGQPATNHVDMVAGLWVNSWIVLLVVGVITWGLMGWAAIAYRRRKGQMGLPVQLRYNMPIEIFYTVVPLILVVGFFAFTARDQAILETQYDEPDVSITAIGKQWSWDFQYDGASDDETVWTMGVQAQTDERGDVISELPTLVLPVNESVKIKLQSRDVIHSFWIIDFLYKKDMYIGKDNYWSFTPTREGEYAGKCAELCGEYHSMMLFNVKVVSAAEYEEYLDTLREAGQTGDINDAYDRLQNLPGTGGSIDENVEEVDH; translated from the coding sequence GTGCCTTCGAAACGCCGTATCCGCTGGGCCGTTCTCCCACTCGGGATCGCAGCGGCTGCAGTCCTCGCCGGATGCACCCCGACCGAGCTGCACGGCTTCCTCCCCGGGTTCACCGAAGAAGGCCAGCCGGCCACCAACCACGTCGACATGGTCGCGGGTCTCTGGGTCAATTCGTGGATCGTGCTGCTCGTCGTCGGTGTCATCACATGGGGCCTCATGGGGTGGGCGGCGATCGCCTACCGGCGTCGCAAGGGCCAGATGGGCCTGCCGGTCCAGTTGCGCTACAACATGCCGATCGAGATCTTCTACACGGTCGTCCCGCTCATCCTGGTCGTCGGCTTCTTCGCCTTCACCGCGCGCGACCAGGCGATCCTCGAGACGCAGTACGACGAGCCCGACGTGTCGATCACGGCGATCGGCAAGCAGTGGTCATGGGACTTCCAGTACGACGGTGCGAGCGATGACGAGACCGTCTGGACCATGGGCGTCCAGGCGCAGACCGACGAGCGCGGCGATGTCATCAGCGAGCTTCCCACGCTGGTCCTCCCGGTCAACGAGTCGGTCAAGATCAAGCTGCAGTCGCGTGACGTCATCCACTCGTTCTGGATCATCGACTTCCTTTACAAGAAGGACATGTACATCGGCAAGGACAACTACTGGTCCTTCACGCCGACCCGCGAGGGCGAGTACGCCGGCAAGTGCGCCGAGCTCTGCGGCGAGTACCACTCGATGATGCTGTTCAACGTCAAGGTCGTGAGCGCAGCCGAGTACGAGGAGTATCTCGACACGCTTCGCGAGGCGGGCCAGACCGGCGACATCAACGACGCTTACGACCGACTTCAGAACCTGCCCGGCACGGGCGGTTCCATCGATGAGAACGTGGAAGAGGTGGACCACTGA
- the hisD gene encoding histidinol dehydrogenase — protein MLRTIDLRGRTLSPAELLATVPRAEAAREEAFATAAHIVEDVAARGEVALREQADRFDGVAGHDIRVPAAHLDEALEALDPAVRAALEQAIERVREASAAQVPAPTVTELGPGARVTQRWQPVRRVGLYVPGGKAVYPSSVVMNVVPAQVAGVSEIALASPPQREFAGRVHPVILGAAKLLGVTEVYAMGGAGAIGALAHGVASLGLEPVDVVTGPGNNFVAAAKRAVAGLVGTDAEAGATEILVVADDSADARLVAVDLISQAEHDEQASAVLVTTSERLAAGVLEAVAPRAAATRHAERVAAALAGPQSAIVLVDDISVATAFSNAYAPEHLELHLADPRPEDFVHAGAVFVGADSPVSLGDYLAGSNHVLPTGGQARYSSGLSAATFLRPQQVIEYDRDALAAVHDAIVTLAEAEALPAHGEAITARFQD, from the coding sequence ATGCTCCGGACGATCGACCTGCGCGGGCGCACGCTCTCGCCCGCGGAACTCCTCGCGACCGTTCCCCGTGCCGAGGCGGCGCGCGAAGAGGCCTTCGCCACCGCCGCGCACATCGTGGAAGACGTCGCCGCGCGCGGCGAGGTCGCTCTCCGCGAGCAGGCCGACAGGTTCGACGGCGTGGCGGGACACGACATCCGCGTCCCCGCCGCGCACCTCGACGAGGCGCTCGAGGCGCTCGACCCCGCCGTGCGCGCCGCACTCGAGCAGGCGATCGAGCGCGTGCGCGAGGCATCCGCCGCGCAAGTGCCCGCGCCGACGGTGACCGAGCTCGGACCCGGCGCCAGGGTGACGCAGCGGTGGCAGCCGGTGCGCAGGGTCGGTCTCTACGTCCCCGGCGGCAAGGCCGTGTACCCGTCGAGCGTCGTCATGAACGTCGTGCCGGCGCAGGTCGCGGGAGTGTCCGAGATCGCGCTGGCCTCTCCACCGCAGCGCGAGTTCGCGGGCCGCGTGCACCCGGTGATCCTCGGCGCCGCGAAGCTTCTCGGGGTCACCGAGGTGTACGCGATGGGCGGGGCGGGCGCCATCGGCGCCCTCGCCCACGGCGTCGCGTCGCTCGGCCTCGAGCCGGTCGACGTGGTCACCGGCCCCGGCAACAACTTCGTGGCCGCCGCCAAGCGCGCCGTGGCGGGTCTCGTCGGGACGGATGCCGAAGCCGGCGCTACCGAGATCCTCGTGGTGGCCGACGACAGCGCCGACGCGCGCCTGGTCGCCGTCGACCTCATCAGCCAGGCCGAGCACGACGAGCAGGCCTCCGCAGTCCTCGTGACGACGTCGGAGCGCCTCGCCGCCGGAGTGCTCGAGGCCGTCGCGCCCCGCGCGGCCGCGACCCGGCACGCCGAGCGCGTCGCCGCCGCCCTCGCGGGACCGCAGTCCGCGATCGTGCTCGTCGACGACATCTCCGTGGCGACCGCGTTCAGCAACGCCTACGCGCCCGAGCACCTCGAGCTGCACCTCGCCGACCCGCGCCCCGAGGACTTCGTGCACGCGGGCGCCGTGTTCGTCGGCGCCGACTCCCCGGTGAGCCTCGGCGACTACCTCGCCGGCAGCAATCACGTCCTGCCGACCGGGGGACAGGCGCGCTATTCGTCCGGCCTCTCGGCTGCGACGTTCCTGCGTCCTCAGCAGGTCATCGAGTACGACCGCGACGCCCTCGCCGCTGTCCACGACGCCATCGTGACGCTGGCCGAGGCCGAAGCGCTCCCCGCCCACGGCGAGGCCATCACGGCTCGCTTCCAGGACTGA
- a CDS encoding quinone-dependent dihydroorotate dehydrogenase, giving the protein MYPLLFRTVLSRMDPESAHHSAMVVIRMLGVPPFSWATRAITRPASALATTALGLSFDSPFGVAAGFDKDVKGASGLHALGFGHVEVGTVTAIPQDGNPRPRLFRLIPDRAVVNRMGFNNHGAEAAATRLRTLRKRSRRTVLGVNIGKSRVVDVADATADYVRSATLLAPLADYLVVNVSSPNTPGLRGLQAVETLRPLLDAVRDAAGATPLLVKIAPDLPDDEIVAIAQLAVDAGLSGIIATNTTISREGLVTDPATVAAAGDGGLSGAPLKARALDVLRLLRQAVPAGFAVISVGGVETAADVQERLDAGATLVQGYTAFLYRGPLWARQINRGLVKLRPASGRA; this is encoded by the coding sequence ATGTATCCCCTCCTCTTCCGCACTGTCCTGTCGCGCATGGACCCCGAGTCCGCCCACCATTCGGCGATGGTCGTGATACGGATGCTGGGGGTCCCGCCGTTCTCGTGGGCCACGCGTGCGATCACCCGGCCCGCATCGGCGTTGGCGACCACCGCACTGGGGCTGTCCTTCGACTCGCCGTTCGGCGTCGCCGCCGGGTTCGACAAGGACGTGAAGGGGGCATCGGGGCTGCACGCCCTCGGCTTCGGTCACGTCGAGGTCGGCACCGTCACGGCGATCCCGCAGGACGGCAACCCGAGGCCGCGGCTGTTCCGGCTGATCCCGGATCGCGCGGTCGTGAACCGCATGGGCTTCAACAACCACGGCGCCGAGGCGGCGGCCACACGTCTGCGCACGCTGCGCAAGCGCTCGCGTCGCACGGTGCTGGGCGTCAACATCGGCAAGAGTCGCGTCGTCGACGTCGCCGATGCGACCGCCGACTATGTCCGCAGCGCGACCCTGCTGGCGCCGCTTGCCGACTACCTCGTGGTGAACGTGTCATCGCCGAACACCCCGGGACTGCGCGGCCTGCAGGCGGTCGAGACCCTCCGGCCGCTGCTCGACGCCGTGCGCGACGCCGCGGGCGCCACGCCGCTGCTGGTGAAGATCGCGCCGGACCTCCCCGACGACGAGATCGTGGCGATCGCGCAGCTCGCGGTCGATGCCGGACTGTCCGGGATCATCGCGACGAACACCACGATCTCACGCGAGGGCCTCGTCACCGACCCGGCGACGGTGGCGGCCGCCGGCGACGGCGGGCTGTCGGGAGCGCCGCTGAAGGCGCGGGCGCTCGACGTGCTGCGGCTGCTGCGCCAGGCGGTGCCCGCCGGGTTCGCGGTGATCTCGGTCGGCGGCGTCGAGACCGCCGCCGACGTGCAGGAGCGATTGGATGCCGGCGCCACCCTCGTGCAGGGCTACACGGCCTTCCTCTACCGCGGCCCGCTGTGGGCGCGGCAGATCAACCGGGGTCTGGTGAAGCTCAGGCCGGCTTCCGGCCGCGCTTGA
- the erpA gene encoding iron-sulfur cluster insertion protein ErpA, with the protein MTDTALTTEQTAREHGVLLTDAAAGKVKNLLEQEGRDDLRLRVAVQPGGCSGLIYQLYFDERYLDGDKTVDFDGVEVIVDDMSVPYLDGATIDFKDTISEQGFTIDNPNAAGSCACGDSFH; encoded by the coding sequence ATGACCGACACCGCACTGACGACCGAGCAGACCGCCCGCGAGCACGGTGTGCTGCTGACCGACGCCGCCGCCGGCAAGGTCAAGAACCTGCTGGAGCAGGAGGGCCGCGACGACCTGCGTCTGCGCGTGGCCGTGCAGCCCGGCGGGTGCAGCGGCCTGATCTACCAGCTCTACTTCGACGAGCGCTACCTCGACGGCGACAAGACGGTCGACTTCGACGGTGTCGAGGTGATCGTCGACGACATGAGCGTGCCCTACCTGGACGGCGCCACGATCGACTTCAAGGACACCATCTCGGAGCAGGGTTTCACGATCGACAACCCCAACGCGGCCGGGTCGTGCGCGTGCGGCGACAGCTTCCACTGA
- a CDS encoding dipeptidase, whose translation MTSELSRQDAVREAAASGIPAALADLGNLVRIPSVAFPGFDPAEVQRSADAVAELVRGTGVFETVEIRTAVIPETGEPGNPAVLATRAARNGRPTILLYAHHDVQPVGDESLWESSPFEPTVRGGRLYGRGAADDKAGIMAHLAALRALTEGVGDDFHLGVALFFEGEEEAGSRSFAQFLSDNADALRADVIVVADSGNWDARTPALTVSLRGNTRFTLRVRTLAHASHSGMFGGAVPDAMMATVKLLATLWDEDGAVAVAGLTERDAATPEYSEETLRDEAGLPAGVSPIGRGTVLSRIWNKPSITVTGIDAPSVVNASNTLSPEISVVISARIAPGQPAREAYAAIESHLREHAPFGAQLTFTDQDYGDAFLVDTSGWAVEAAREALHEGYGVESVDIGVGGSIPFIADLVREFPGAQILVTGVEDPHAKAHSPNESLHLETFRNAVLSEALLLEKLDGRTSQP comes from the coding sequence ATGACCTCTGAGCTCTCCCGACAGGATGCTGTGCGCGAAGCCGCGGCTTCCGGCATCCCCGCCGCCCTCGCCGATCTCGGCAATCTCGTGCGCATCCCGTCCGTCGCGTTCCCCGGGTTCGACCCCGCCGAGGTGCAGCGCAGCGCCGATGCCGTCGCCGAACTCGTGCGCGGGACCGGTGTGTTCGAGACGGTGGAGATCCGGACGGCGGTGATCCCGGAGACGGGGGAGCCGGGCAACCCTGCGGTGCTCGCGACCCGCGCCGCGCGCAACGGTCGCCCGACGATCCTGCTCTACGCACACCACGACGTGCAGCCGGTCGGCGACGAGTCGCTCTGGGAGTCGTCGCCGTTCGAGCCCACCGTGCGCGGCGGCCGGCTGTACGGCCGCGGCGCGGCCGACGACAAGGCCGGCATCATGGCCCACCTGGCAGCGCTGCGCGCGCTCACGGAGGGCGTCGGCGACGACTTCCATCTCGGTGTCGCGCTGTTCTTCGAGGGGGAGGAGGAAGCGGGCTCGCGGTCGTTCGCGCAGTTCCTCTCCGACAACGCCGACGCGCTCCGCGCCGACGTGATCGTCGTCGCCGACTCGGGCAACTGGGACGCCAGGACCCCCGCGCTCACAGTGTCGCTGCGCGGCAACACACGCTTCACCCTCCGGGTGCGCACGCTCGCGCACGCCTCGCACTCCGGCATGTTCGGGGGAGCCGTCCCCGACGCCATGATGGCGACCGTCAAGCTGCTCGCGACGCTGTGGGACGAGGACGGCGCCGTCGCGGTTGCGGGACTGACGGAACGGGATGCGGCGACCCCCGAGTACAGCGAGGAGACCCTGCGCGACGAGGCCGGGCTGCCCGCCGGCGTCTCGCCCATCGGCCGCGGCACGGTCCTGAGCCGCATCTGGAACAAGCCGTCGATCACTGTGACGGGCATCGACGCCCCGAGCGTCGTGAACGCCTCCAACACGCTGAGCCCCGAGATCTCGGTCGTGATCAGCGCCCGGATCGCGCCCGGCCAGCCGGCGCGCGAGGCATACGCCGCCATCGAGTCGCACCTGCGCGAGCATGCGCCGTTCGGGGCGCAGCTGACCTTCACCGACCAGGACTACGGCGACGCCTTCCTCGTCGACACGTCGGGCTGGGCGGTCGAGGCCGCCCGCGAGGCGCTGCACGAGGGCTACGGCGTCGAGTCCGTCGACATCGGCGTCGGCGGCTCGATCCCGTTCATCGCCGACCTCGTGCGCGAGTTCCCGGGTGCGCAGATCCTGGTGACCGGCGTCGAGGACCCGCACGCGAAGGCCCACAGCCCGAACGAGTCGCTGCACCTCGAGACGTTCCGCAACGCGGTGCTCTCTGAGGCGCTCCTCCTCGAGAAGCTCGACGGGCGCACATCCCAGCCGTGA
- a CDS encoding DUF3043 domain-containing protein gives MAKNTDPVPNDAPSEGAVLNGMPAGKGRATPSRAEQEAARKRPLVPDSKEAKARAKADLAAQREKARIGMANGDQRYLPARDQGPQRKFVRDWVDAGWHLGEAVMPAMVLVILATFLPIPALQYYAFVGLWIFIFFVIGDMVITSITVKRAVKKKFGEGKVEKGLGWYAAMRTVQMRFLRLPKPQVKRGRKPA, from the coding sequence GTGGCCAAGAACACCGACCCCGTGCCGAACGACGCCCCTTCCGAGGGCGCCGTCCTGAACGGCATGCCCGCCGGCAAGGGCCGCGCGACCCCCTCTCGGGCCGAGCAGGAGGCCGCCCGCAAGCGCCCCCTGGTGCCCGATAGCAAGGAGGCGAAGGCGCGGGCCAAGGCGGATCTCGCCGCGCAGCGCGAGAAGGCCCGCATCGGCATGGCCAACGGCGATCAGCGGTATCTCCCTGCCCGCGACCAGGGTCCGCAACGCAAGTTCGTGCGCGACTGGGTCGACGCCGGCTGGCACCTCGGCGAGGCGGTCATGCCCGCCATGGTGCTCGTCATCCTCGCGACGTTCCTGCCGATCCCCGCGCTCCAGTACTACGCCTTCGTGGGCCTCTGGATCTTCATCTTCTTCGTCATCGGCGACATGGTCATCACGTCCATCACCGTCAAGCGCGCCGTCAAGAAGAAGTTCGGCGAGGGCAAGGTCGAGAAGGGCCTGGGCTGGTACGCCGCCATGCGCACCGTGCAGATGCGCTTCCTCCGTCTTCCGAAGCCGCAGGTCAAGCGCGGCCGGAAGCCGGCCTGA